A portion of the Methanomicrobia archaeon genome contains these proteins:
- the hisF gene encoding imidazole glycerol phosphate synthase subunit HisF, producing MLTKRIIPCLDCDLALSGGRVVKGIEFQRITYAGIPWELAREYDEQGADELVFLDITASHERRETMAHVIAKTASNVFIPLTVGGGIRSVEDARRMFNAGADKVSINTAALLKHERVNDIARIFGSQACVVAIDAKRRYVQTAAELKAATENGRALIETPEGACWFECSYYGGRKFTGVDTLRWAQEVEERGAGEILLTSMDRDGTKDGFDLELTQAVCDCVNIPVIASGGCGLPVHMKAVFETTEASAALAASIFHYKEYSIQEVKRYLRESGVHVRV from the coding sequence ATGTTAACCAAGCGAATTATACCCTGTCTGGACTGCGATCTGGCGCTTTCGGGAGGCAGAGTGGTCAAAGGGATCGAGTTCCAGCGCATCACGTACGCGGGCATCCCCTGGGAGCTGGCCCGGGAGTACGACGAGCAGGGCGCGGACGAACTCGTCTTTTTGGATATAACAGCGTCGCATGAACGGCGAGAGACCATGGCGCACGTGATCGCGAAGACCGCGAGCAACGTGTTTATACCGCTGACCGTCGGCGGTGGGATTCGTAGCGTGGAGGACGCGCGCAGGATGTTCAACGCGGGTGCAGATAAAGTCTCGATCAATACCGCAGCGCTGCTCAAGCACGAGCGGGTGAACGATATTGCGCGCATCTTCGGCAGTCAGGCGTGCGTGGTAGCGATCGATGCGAAACGGCGGTATGTGCAGACGGCTGCGGAGCTGAAGGCAGCAACAGAGAATGGCAGAGCGCTCATCGAGACGCCCGAAGGCGCCTGCTGGTTCGAGTGCTCCTACTACGGCGGCAGGAAGTTCACAGGCGTTGACACCCTGCGATGGGCGCAGGAAGTCGAGGAGCGGGGTGCTGGTGAGATACTGCTCACGAGCATGGACAGGGACGGCACGAAGGACGGGTTCGATCTCGAGTTAACGCAAGCGGTCTGCGACTGCGTGAACATTCCCGTGATCGCATCAGGCGGGTGCGGGTTACCCGTGCACATGAAAGCCGTGTTCGAAACAACAGAAGCGTCCGCAGCGCTCGCGGCGTCAATATTCCATTACAAGGAGTATTCCATTCAGGAGGTAAAGCGGTATTTGCGGGAGAGCGGGGTTCATGTACGAGTGTAA
- the hisH gene encoding imidazole glycerol phosphate synthase subunit HisH — protein MIAIVDYGIGNLFSIYNGLKHVHAQPLLVTPNKVERLKDAAGIIVPGVGAFDDCARSFRSVAAILIECIESGMPVLGICVGMQLLFEASEEGSETGLGLIPGRVVRLPKTVRVPHMGWNNLTIPRPTPLLEGITEHDYFYFVHSYHCVPRDAARVMASVEYGGALAAVVQRDKLFGVQFHPEKSSEKGLHILHNFAAIAHGT, from the coding sequence ATGATCGCGATCGTCGACTACGGGATCGGGAACCTCTTCAGCATCTATAACGGGCTGAAGCACGTGCACGCTCAGCCGCTGCTCGTTACCCCAAATAAGGTCGAGCGCCTGAAGGATGCGGCCGGGATTATTGTACCGGGCGTGGGCGCGTTCGACGACTGCGCACGCAGTTTCAGGTCGGTTGCCGCCATCCTTATCGAGTGCATCGAATCCGGCATGCCCGTCCTTGGCATCTGTGTGGGGATGCAGCTCCTCTTTGAGGCAAGCGAGGAGGGCTCTGAAACAGGGTTAGGATTGATCCCGGGGCGCGTGGTGCGGCTGCCGAAGACCGTGCGAGTGCCGCATATGGGCTGGAACAACCTCACGATACCGCGACCGACCCCACTGCTTGAGGGTATCACTGAGCACGATTACTTCTACTTCGTGCACTCGTACCACTGTGTGCCGCGCGATGCTGCCCGTGTCATGGCATCGGTCGAATACGGCGGGGCATTGGCAGCGGTGGTGCAGCGAGATAAGCTCTTTGGGGTGCAGTTCCACCCTGAGAAGTCGTCGGAAAAAGGATTGCACATCTTACACAACTTCGCCGCTATCGCTCACGGCACGTAA